The Archocentrus centrarchus isolate MPI-CPG fArcCen1 chromosome 7, fArcCen1, whole genome shotgun sequence genome window below encodes:
- the LOC115783417 gene encoding vesicle-associated membrane protein-associated protein B-like isoform X2, with the protein MARPEQVLLLEPQHELKFRGPFTDVVTATLKLTNPTDRNVCFKVKTTAPRRYCVRPNSGIIDAGTFINVSVMLQPFDYDPNEKSKHKFMVQSMLAPYDMTDMEGVWKEAKPEELMDSKLRCTFEMPLENGETTEHSVLPKSASASLDDGEVKKIMEECKRLQMEVQRLREENKQIREDDGLRKRKVTSLTTPHSSSAMATTAVRDEGLSTRVLAFCVLFFVIGVIIGKLAL; encoded by the exons ATGGCGAGACCAGAACAAGTCCTGCTGCTGGAGCCACAACACGAACTGAAATTCAGAG GCCCGTTTACAGATGTTGTCACCGCCACTCTGAAGCTGACCAACCCCACAGATAGAAATGTGTGTTTCAAAGTCAAGACGACCGCCCCTCGCAGATACTGTGTGCGCCCAAACAGTGGCATCATTGATGCTGGAACCTTCATAAATGTTTCTG TTATGCTGCAGCCTTTTGACTATGACCCCAATGAAAAGAGTAAACACAAATTCATGGTGCAGTCCATGCTGGCTCCGTACGACATGACTGACATGGAGGGAGTT TGGAAGGAGGCAAAGCCCGAAGAGCTGATGGATTCAAAGTTGAGATGTACATTTGAGATGCCTCTAGAAAATGGGGAAACT ACTGAGCACTCTGTCCTGCCCAAGTCAGCCAGCGCCTCGCTGGATGatggagaggtgaagaagatcATGGAGGAGTGCAAGCGACTGCAGATGGAAGTGCAGAGGCTAcgggaagaaaacaaacaaatcagg GAGGATGATGGCCTGCGGAAGAGAAAGGTGACATCACTGACCACCCCTCACTCCTCCTCCGCCATGGCCACCACAGCCGTGAGGGACGAAGGCCTAAGCACCCGCGTTCTGGCGTTCTGCGTGCTCTTCTTTGTGATCGGAGTCATCATTGGCAAGCTGGCCCTGTAG
- the LOC115783417 gene encoding vesicle-associated membrane protein-associated protein B/C-like isoform X1 — MARPEQVLLLEPQHELKFRGPFTDVVTATLKLTNPTDRNVCFKVKTTAPRRYCVRPNSGIIDAGTFINVSVMLQPFDYDPNEKSKHKFMVQSMLAPYDMTDMEGVWKEAKPEELMDSKLRCTFEMPLENGETHESESIKPVSSSASVKTEHSVLPKSASASLDDGEVKKIMEECKRLQMEVQRLREENKQIREDDGLRKRKVTSLTTPHSSSAMATTAVRDEGLSTRVLAFCVLFFVIGVIIGKLAL, encoded by the exons ATGGCGAGACCAGAACAAGTCCTGCTGCTGGAGCCACAACACGAACTGAAATTCAGAG GCCCGTTTACAGATGTTGTCACCGCCACTCTGAAGCTGACCAACCCCACAGATAGAAATGTGTGTTTCAAAGTCAAGACGACCGCCCCTCGCAGATACTGTGTGCGCCCAAACAGTGGCATCATTGATGCTGGAACCTTCATAAATGTTTCTG TTATGCTGCAGCCTTTTGACTATGACCCCAATGAAAAGAGTAAACACAAATTCATGGTGCAGTCCATGCTGGCTCCGTACGACATGACTGACATGGAGGGAGTT TGGAAGGAGGCAAAGCCCGAAGAGCTGATGGATTCAAAGTTGAGATGTACATTTGAGATGCCTCTAGAAAATGGGGAAACT CATGAGAGTGAAAGCATCAAACCTGTGTCTTCCTCTGCCTCTGTTAAGACTGAGCACTCTGTCCTGCCCAAGTCAGCCAGCGCCTCGCTGGATGatggagaggtgaagaagatcATGGAGGAGTGCAAGCGACTGCAGATGGAAGTGCAGAGGCTAcgggaagaaaacaaacaaatcagg GAGGATGATGGCCTGCGGAAGAGAAAGGTGACATCACTGACCACCCCTCACTCCTCCTCCGCCATGGCCACCACAGCCGTGAGGGACGAAGGCCTAAGCACCCGCGTTCTGGCGTTCTGCGTGCTCTTCTTTGTGATCGGAGTCATCATTGGCAAGCTGGCCCTGTAG